A section of the Humulus lupulus chromosome 2, drHumLupu1.1, whole genome shotgun sequence genome encodes:
- the LOC133818470 gene encoding uncharacterized protein LOC133818470: MIIKQLKQPFNYFSTFSPSPSPSKFSAQFRAPLNLSLFSSTTLLCVSNNSSKSSSVASFKRFSAENDNIHEASSQSFSALSPDTPWDSGSVWSTMAFYMFTLHIPLSFGWLSVVAELLQEPILDPQTEAISLLLAQTLEFIATLLLLKYTAKPKYQFMNLFKANELSGERNWLFASTMGLTFLFSLVVLTSFFVDRVLEPKVISNPILKEMLVSSNIARAACALVYCIITPLLEETVYRCFLLRSLSSTMKWQHAVLISSAIFSMAHLSGENFLQLLIIGCVLGCSYCWTGNLGSSFLIHSFYNAMTLVITYLS, from the exons ATGATCATAAAGCAGCTTAAGCAACCTTTCAACTACTTCTCTACATtctcaccctcaccctcaccctcaaAATTTAGTGCCCAATTTCGCGCACCACTGAATTTGTCTCTTTTTTCTTCGACTACTCTTCTCTGTGTCTCCAACAATTCTTCTAAGTCAAGCTCCGTTGCTTCCTTTAAACGCTTTTCCGCTGAAAACGACAACATCCACGAAGCTTCTTCTCAG AGCTTCTCGGCACTCTCACCAGATACTCCATGGGATAGTGGGAGTGTATGGAGCACCATGGCCTTTTATATGTTTACTTTACACATTCCTTTGAGTTTTGGCTGGTTGTCTGTGGTGGCTGAATTACTGCAAGAACCTATTCTTGACCCTCAAACTGAG GCCATATCACTGCTTCTGGCTCAAACTCTAGAGTTCATTGCAACTTTGCTTTTACTAAAATATACAGCAAAGCCAAAGTATCAATTTATGAATCTCTTCAAAGCAAATGAGCTATCAGGAGAAAGGAACTGGTTGTTCGCATCCACTATGGGATTGACATTTCTTTTTTCACTGGTTGTACTTACATCATTCTTTGTGGACAGAGTCCTTGAGCCCAAG GTCATAAGCAACCCTATACTGAAAGAAATGCTAGTGAGCAGCAATATCGCGAGAGCTGCTTGTGCCCTTGTGTACTGCATCATCACTCCTCTTCTGGAAGAAACCGTATATAGATGTTTCTTATTAAGATCACTTTCATCAACAATGAAATGGCAACATGCTGTTCTCATAAGTTCGGCTATTTTCAGTATGGCTCACCTTTCTGGTGAGAATTTCTTACAGTTGCTCATCATTGGGTGTGTCCTTGGATGCTCTTATTGTTGGACTGGAAATTTGGGCTCTTCTTTTCTCATCCACTCCTTTTATAATGCTATGACACTTGTGATAACTTACTTATCTTGA